In Croceicoccus sp. Ery15, a genomic segment contains:
- a CDS encoding PH domain-containing protein — protein MSEVLFTGLFLGDERDGGVTADLVRPLLVSGEEILIATKGLRDGAVFTNKRIVIVNRQGITGKKIEFASLPLRSITAFSIENSGTFDLDAELKVYGSGWGRAEMQFTKGFDIKKLADYLGQVL, from the coding sequence ATGTCTGAGGTACTATTTACAGGCTTATTTCTGGGAGACGAGCGTGATGGCGGAGTCACGGCAGATCTGGTGCGTCCGCTTCTCGTTTCCGGCGAAGAAATATTAATAGCAACAAAGGGACTGAGAGACGGCGCTGTCTTCACGAACAAGCGAATCGTGATCGTAAATCGGCAGGGAATCACCGGGAAAAAAATAGAATTTGCTTCGCTGCCTTTGCGGTCAATAACGGCTTTCTCGATCGAAAATTCGGGCACGTTCGATCTTGATGCTGAATTGAAAGTCTATGGGTCAGGCTGGGGACGAGCGGAAATGCAGTTCACAAAAGGTTTCGATATAAAGAAGCTTGCAGACTATCTCGGTCAGGTCTTGTAA
- a CDS encoding DUF805 domain-containing protein, translating to MIDDNALASIERLHKMKTEGIITEADFEKAKSEILSGQTRATTSKPTVASPSEAPKPEDLIEWALLPLKRYADFKGRSGRREFWSFHIPLIIALMITASGAGSSDWGYEGVTASSAFFMLMFIIVLLGSIVPVLALQVRRFHDMDKSGLLALLNLIPYFGLLVVYVMMMLPGTEGDNQYGPAPLG from the coding sequence ATGATTGATGATAATGCGCTCGCCAGCATCGAGCGACTTCATAAGATGAAGACCGAAGGCATCATCACCGAAGCCGACTTCGAAAAGGCGAAATCCGAAATCCTCAGCGGTCAGACCAGGGCAACGACAAGTAAACCTACTGTTGCGAGTCCTTCTGAAGCGCCGAAACCTGAAGACTTGATCGAGTGGGCGCTTTTACCGCTAAAGCGCTATGCCGACTTCAAAGGGCGCTCTGGACGAAGGGAATTCTGGAGTTTCCATATTCCGCTGATCATCGCGCTGATGATCACGGCCAGTGGAGCGGGGTCGAGCGACTGGGGATATGAGGGGGTGACTGCCAGCAGCGCGTTTTTCATGCTTATGTTCATTATCGTACTTCTAGGGTCGATTGTTCCGGTTCTAGCCCTTCAGGTTCGCCGGTTTCACGACATGGATAAGAGCGGTCTTTTGGCGCTGCTGAACCTCATTCCATATTTTGGCCTCTTGGTTGTGTATGTCATGATGATGCTCCCCGGTACCGAAGGCGACAACCAATACGGTCCGGCCCCATTGGGTTGA
- a CDS encoding IS5 family transposase (programmed frameshift) → MTRRRFELTDDEWLVIEPLLPNKPRGVPRVDDRRVIDGILWRFRTGSPWADIPERYGPHTTCYNRFVRWRKAGVWDRLLEAVSQAFDGELVMIDSSSIRVHQHGATPKKGDPNRCMGRSRGGLTTKIHALVDGRGLPIQLHLSEGQASDCREAERLLAAVPNATTFLADKAYDSDAIRSQITAQGGFANIPVKRNRRKGFAFSSFLYRYRNLVERFFGKLKNARGLATRYDKRSDNFLAAIKLFCTRLWIAANESTP, encoded by the exons ATGACGCGTCGTAGATTTGAACTGACCGATGATGAGTGGCTGGTGATCGAGCCGTTGTTGCCGAACAAGCCTCGCGGGGTTCCGCGTGTGGATGACCGGCGGGTCATCGACGGGATATTGTGGCGCTTTCGCACGGGCAGTCCTTGGGCTGATATTCCCGAGCGCTATGGCCCACATACCACCTGCTACAACCGTTTCGTGCGCTGGCGCAAAGCCGGTGTGTGGGACCGCCTTCTCGAAGCGGTGAGCCAAGCCTTCGACGGCGAGTTGGTCATGATCGACAGTTCTTCCATCCGGGTCCACCAGCACGGTGCGACCC CTAAAAAGGGGGACCCAAATCGCTGCATGGGACGTTCCCGGGGCGGTTTGACAACCAAGATCCATGCCCTGGTTGATGGTCGCGGCCTGCCGATCCAACTGCATCTGTCCGAAGGCCAGGCGAGCGATTGCCGTGAGGCCGAGAGGCTGCTGGCCGCCGTGCCGAACGCCACCACCTTTCTCGCCGATAAGGCTTATGACAGCGATGCCATTCGCAGTCAGATCACCGCGCAGGGTGGCTTCGCCAACATCCCAGTCAAGCGCAATCGTCGCAAAGGCTTCGCGTTCAGCAGCTTCCTGTATCGCTACCGTAATCTGGTCGAGCGTTTCTTCGGGAAACTCAAAAACGCCAGAGGCTTGGCCACCAGATACGACAAACGAAGCGATAACTTCCTCGCTGCCATCAAGCTCTTCTGCACACGCCTATGGATCGCCGCTAATGAGTCTACGCCCTAG
- a CDS encoding excalibur calcium-binding domain-containing protein produces the protein MRSLGLALAALTLLSVPPVSGVAFAHPGGLASDGCHNDRKNGGRHCHRAPSGQSSSPAPVSRLSAGSAYPNCAAARAAGAAPVRRGKPGYGRHLDRDNDGIGCE, from the coding sequence ATGAGAAGTTTGGGATTGGCACTGGCGGCGTTGACGCTGCTTTCGGTTCCACCTGTCTCTGGTGTCGCCTTCGCCCATCCTGGTGGACTGGCTTCGGACGGCTGTCACAACGATCGTAAAAACGGAGGACGGCACTGCCATAGAGCTCCCAGTGGCCAAAGCAGTTCGCCCGCTCCTGTAAGCCGATTAAGCGCTGGGAGTGCGTACCCGAACTGTGCTGCGGCACGTGCGGCTGGTGCTGCGCCTGTCCGGCGGGGAAAACCGGGTTATGGCCGACACCTCGACCGTGATAATGACGGGATTGGGTGTGAGTAG
- a CDS encoding IS701 family transposase, with protein MDTDWRGELDEWLAPFVAALRHKTRGRMCPAYIAGLIGPGDRKSIQPMAARTDDVSYDRLHHFIASGVWDEAPLEAALLAEADRQVGGEKAWLIIDDTALPKKGRHSVGVAPQYASALGKNANCQTLVSVTLASGEVPIMVGLRLFLPESWTGDVARLERTGVPLDCCPYRTKPEIALAEIDRVGAAGVRFGCVLADAGYGMSAPFRQGLSERGLAWAVGIPFRQKVYPADVGMIFPIAGRGRPRKNAIPDAKSISAKAMLEMARWRKVSWRRGTKGPLSARFAAVRVRVADGPPQRIRDMGAQHLPGEEVWLVGEHRSTGERKYYLSNLPASTPIRQLAGAIKARWVCEQGHQQLKEELGLDHFEGRSWKGLHRHALMSMIALAFLQTQRLKQAKGEKKDCRSASTAELTSDQTGHH; from the coding sequence ATGGATACGGATTGGCGTGGCGAACTGGACGAGTGGTTGGCACCGTTTGTAGCGGCGTTGCGACACAAGACGCGTGGCCGGATGTGTCCGGCGTATATCGCGGGACTGATCGGCCCGGGGGATCGCAAAAGCATACAGCCGATGGCCGCCCGGACAGATGATGTCAGCTACGATCGGCTGCATCATTTCATCGCCAGCGGCGTGTGGGACGAAGCACCGCTGGAGGCAGCTCTGCTCGCCGAGGCCGACCGGCAGGTAGGCGGCGAGAAGGCCTGGCTGATCATCGACGACACGGCGCTGCCCAAGAAGGGGCGCCATTCCGTCGGCGTGGCGCCGCAATATGCGTCGGCACTGGGCAAGAATGCCAACTGCCAGACGCTGGTGTCGGTGACGCTGGCATCTGGCGAAGTCCCCATCATGGTCGGCCTGCGCCTGTTCCTGCCCGAGAGCTGGACCGGAGACGTGGCCCGCCTGGAACGGACTGGAGTTCCTCTCGATTGCTGCCCCTACAGGACCAAGCCCGAGATCGCGCTCGCTGAGATCGATCGGGTCGGCGCTGCGGGTGTTCGTTTCGGCTGTGTCCTGGCGGATGCGGGCTATGGCATGTCCGCACCGTTCCGACAGGGGCTGAGTGAGCGCGGGCTTGCATGGGCGGTGGGCATACCTTTCAGACAGAAGGTCTACCCCGCCGATGTTGGGATGATCTTCCCGATCGCTGGAAGAGGTCGCCCTCGCAAGAACGCCATCCCCGACGCGAAATCGATATCCGCCAAGGCAATGCTGGAGATGGCAAGGTGGCGCAAGGTGAGTTGGCGGCGCGGTACCAAAGGGCCACTCTCGGCGCGGTTCGCTGCCGTTCGCGTGCGTGTCGCCGATGGTCCGCCCCAGCGCATCCGGGACATGGGTGCGCAACATCTGCCCGGCGAGGAGGTGTGGTTGGTCGGGGAGCATCGCTCGACTGGCGAGCGCAAATACTACCTCTCCAACCTGCCTGCCAGCACGCCAATCAGGCAGCTTGCCGGCGCCATCAAGGCCCGCTGGGTCTGTGAGCAGGGGCATCAGCAACTCAAGGAAGAACTCGGCCTCGATCACTTCGAGGGTAGATCATGGAAGGGGCTGCACCGACACGCGCTGATGTCCATGATCGCCCTGGCCTTCTTGCAGACCCAGCGCCTCAAGCAGGCCAAGGGGGAAAAAAAGGACTGCCGGTCCGCCTCCACAGCCGAGCTTACCAGCGATCAGACAGGCCATCATTGA
- a CDS encoding site-specific integrase produces MPKHKLDAAFCAIATCPPTKKRVDYYDTQTTGFVLEVRPNGGKTYYLRYLDASNRQKQHKIGGYTDITFDQARKKARTLRSEVVLGEDPAAKKAKHKAIPLYGDLAKQHLADAETYQRSYGTTEMYMRRHIIPRWGKLRLDEIKPQAISQWLAEKGQTLAPATVEKLRVLFSRSFELGLKWNIPGCERNPVKAVPRKRFNNKRERFLSSDEADKLLAAAGRSKNPQLRNIIALLLLTGARRNELLTAEWQHVDVERQSWLIPDSKTGKPRYVPLSKAAIEVIEGLPRFEKCPYLVPNPKTRKPFVGLKTAWDWVRREAGMPDLRLHDLRHSAASFMINAGINLFAVGKVLGHADHQSTMRYSHLADDTLLAAVEAGAAKLRGDQPQTI; encoded by the coding sequence ATGCCCAAGCATAAGCTTGATGCCGCGTTTTGCGCGATCGCCACCTGTCCACCGACCAAGAAGCGGGTAGACTATTACGACACACAGACAACCGGCTTTGTACTGGAAGTCCGCCCGAATGGCGGAAAGACGTACTACCTGCGTTACCTTGATGCTTCTAACCGCCAAAAGCAGCACAAAATCGGCGGCTACACCGACATCACCTTCGATCAGGCCCGGAAGAAGGCCAGAACGCTGCGATCGGAGGTAGTGCTGGGCGAAGATCCAGCCGCCAAGAAGGCAAAGCACAAAGCCATTCCGCTGTATGGCGACTTGGCGAAGCAGCACCTCGCCGACGCCGAAACCTACCAACGCAGTTACGGAACGACCGAAATGTATATGCGCCGTCACATTATCCCGCGTTGGGGTAAGCTGCGGCTGGACGAAATCAAACCGCAAGCCATCAGCCAGTGGCTGGCGGAGAAGGGGCAAACCCTCGCTCCTGCCACAGTCGAAAAGCTTCGCGTCCTGTTCAGCCGATCGTTCGAACTCGGCCTGAAGTGGAACATACCGGGCTGCGAGCGCAATCCGGTCAAGGCAGTCCCCCGCAAGCGCTTCAACAACAAGCGGGAACGGTTTCTGTCTTCGGATGAGGCCGATAAGCTTTTGGCCGCAGCGGGTCGATCGAAGAACCCGCAGCTGCGAAACATTATTGCCTTGCTGTTGCTGACGGGGGCAAGGCGCAACGAACTGCTGACGGCAGAGTGGCAGCACGTCGATGTCGAAAGGCAGTCTTGGCTGATACCAGACAGCAAGACCGGCAAGCCAAGGTATGTTCCGCTGTCAAAAGCGGCGATCGAGGTGATCGAGGGGCTGCCTCGCTTTGAAAAGTGTCCTTACCTCGTTCCCAACCCGAAAACTCGCAAGCCGTTCGTCGGTCTGAAGACAGCTTGGGACTGGGTGCGCAGGGAAGCGGGAATGCCCGACCTTCGGCTGCATGACCTGAGGCATTCTGCCGCCTCTTTCATGATCAACGCAGGAATCAACCTGTTCGCGGTCGGAAAGGTGCTTGGTCACGCCGATCACCAGTCCACCATGCGCTACAGCCACCTTGCCGACGATACGTTGCTTGCCGCCGTAGAAGCGGGGGCAGCTAAGCTACGCGGTGACCAGCCGCAGACGATCTAA
- a CDS encoding DNA-primase RepB domain-containing protein encodes MSRSQTDTSHRIDPAAISVPGAAKAGKGGEGGDATATPFTASTPTNADFLAEIFGTVPKDATIAVASKEGDPQQGGWHPMAGEQVGKACPNNRNNYFNCASLNATDGGIAARKDRAAAYHALVLDDVGTKVDRKSLGKIEPTWELETSPGNFQIGFKISPPMTDAKAVEQLQQRIAAAGMTDKGALGMVRWARLPNGINGKPKYRSVDDKPFACKLHTWNPTRCYSAEAIGNLLAPVSTNTASKAVPSVKSPRQMKGRETSGGVFTPASEANPVLAAFKERGLYKKAIGDGRHEVTCPWVEEHTDSLDTGAAYFEPSDGYPIGGFCCQHSHKDKYRIRQVLDAMDLRESQARNRALIRLCPGEMPAIQDVSERLLAQRGDLYQAGGLIVGVSLDHKTGDARIVPIGDSALTLALSSVCDWEKFDGRSKSWVRCDPQPRHVGLLYKSDTYSHLPVLQGVARQPYFDPKTGKLVTKSGYDPDSQRLGTFNPDLFSFPEPTEQAAREALTLLQDLIGEFHFATDHDRAAALCAILTATVRPSLDLAPAFHVTAPSSGSGKSYLSEVISLFAGPAGSSRVSYPRTSEEATKVILSLLMSAPAVIEFDDMDTDWLPHGAINRMLTSSSMTDRVLGVSKVATVSTSTLVLGSGNNVGPLRDLARRVLTINLNAKSEAPGTLTYKGNPVAAIKVDRERYVSAALTIVAAWEAAGRPRASVPSIASYGGAWADHCRHPLIWLGLPDPAFALLEQMRSDVDADNLLRLLQEWHQKFGDKPMSVRRLLQDGHGTYVHDALLELPVVERGEINRSRLGHYFKRNRDRILALLWQKSDFWDSQGGIPVIHREPAFRRGWRWIRIGVANWTSGWHRL; translated from the coding sequence ATGAGTCGTTCTCAAACCGATACGTCACACCGAATCGACCCAGCCGCAATTTCCGTACCGGGGGCGGCGAAAGCTGGAAAAGGGGGTGAAGGGGGAGACGCCACAGCCACCCCCTTTACCGCCTCTACCCCCACGAACGCGGACTTCCTTGCGGAAATATTTGGAACAGTGCCCAAAGACGCGACAATCGCAGTGGCGTCCAAGGAAGGTGATCCTCAGCAAGGTGGTTGGCACCCAATGGCAGGAGAACAGGTGGGGAAGGCCTGTCCCAACAACCGCAACAACTATTTCAACTGCGCCAGCTTGAACGCGACCGACGGAGGGATCGCAGCGAGAAAAGACCGGGCTGCGGCTTATCATGCACTCGTGCTGGACGACGTCGGCACAAAGGTTGATCGCAAAAGCCTTGGAAAAATTGAACCGACATGGGAACTTGAGACCAGCCCCGGCAATTTCCAGATCGGCTTCAAAATCAGCCCGCCAATGACCGATGCCAAGGCGGTAGAGCAATTACAGCAGCGGATTGCCGCCGCAGGAATGACCGACAAAGGGGCGCTCGGCATGGTCCGTTGGGCGCGGCTTCCCAACGGCATTAACGGTAAGCCGAAATACCGGTCGGTCGATGACAAACCGTTCGCATGCAAATTGCACACATGGAATCCAACGCGCTGCTATTCGGCAGAAGCCATTGGAAACCTGCTTGCCCCGGTTTCAACCAACACGGCAAGCAAAGCAGTTCCATCCGTCAAATCACCTAGGCAGATGAAGGGCCGTGAAACCAGCGGGGGAGTCTTTACCCCTGCATCGGAAGCAAACCCAGTTCTCGCCGCGTTTAAGGAGCGGGGCCTTTATAAGAAGGCGATTGGCGACGGCCGACATGAAGTCACCTGTCCATGGGTCGAAGAGCATACGGACAGCTTGGACACTGGGGCAGCGTATTTCGAACCGAGCGACGGTTACCCGATCGGAGGCTTTTGTTGTCAGCATTCGCACAAAGACAAATACCGAATCAGGCAGGTCCTTGATGCCATGGACCTTAGGGAATCGCAGGCGAGAAACCGTGCGCTGATCCGGTTGTGTCCCGGTGAAATGCCCGCGATTCAGGATGTATCCGAACGGCTGTTGGCCCAACGCGGCGATCTCTATCAGGCGGGCGGGCTGATTGTCGGCGTCTCACTAGATCACAAGACTGGCGACGCTAGAATTGTCCCGATCGGTGACTCCGCGTTGACATTGGCACTTTCGTCCGTTTGTGACTGGGAGAAGTTCGACGGCCGAAGCAAAAGTTGGGTGCGGTGCGATCCGCAACCTCGCCACGTCGGCCTTCTTTATAAGTCGGACACATACAGCCACCTGCCCGTGCTGCAGGGCGTGGCGCGGCAACCGTACTTCGACCCCAAGACTGGCAAGCTTGTGACGAAATCCGGATATGATCCAGATTCGCAGCGCTTGGGCACCTTCAATCCAGACCTGTTCAGTTTCCCGGAACCAACAGAGCAGGCAGCGCGTGAAGCTCTAACCTTGTTGCAGGACTTGATCGGGGAATTTCATTTCGCAACGGACCACGACCGGGCGGCAGCGTTGTGCGCGATCCTGACGGCCACGGTTCGCCCATCTCTCGATCTTGCACCTGCGTTCCATGTCACTGCGCCAAGTTCGGGTTCAGGCAAATCCTATCTATCGGAAGTGATTTCGCTGTTCGCCGGTCCAGCGGGGTCTTCACGGGTCAGCTATCCACGAACGTCGGAGGAAGCGACCAAGGTCATTCTGTCACTGCTGATGTCTGCACCTGCCGTGATCGAGTTTGACGATATGGACACGGATTGGCTCCCCCATGGTGCGATAAATCGCATGCTCACGTCTTCCTCGATGACCGACCGGGTGCTTGGTGTCAGTAAGGTGGCGACCGTAAGCACGTCGACGCTCGTTCTCGGTTCAGGAAACAACGTAGGGCCATTGCGAGACCTTGCGAGACGCGTCCTGACGATCAACCTGAACGCGAAATCGGAAGCCCCCGGAACGCTTACGTACAAAGGCAATCCGGTGGCGGCCATCAAAGTCGATCGTGAACGTTATGTAAGTGCCGCCCTAACCATCGTTGCTGCATGGGAAGCCGCCGGACGCCCGAGAGCGAGCGTTCCGTCCATTGCCAGCTACGGAGGGGCGTGGGCTGATCATTGTCGTCACCCCTTGATCTGGCTGGGGTTGCCCGATCCTGCATTTGCATTGCTGGAGCAAATGCGCAGTGACGTCGATGCTGATAACCTATTGCGCCTCTTGCAGGAATGGCATCAGAAATTTGGTGACAAGCCGATGTCGGTCCGACGCCTTTTGCAGGACGGCCATGGCACTTACGTACACGACGCGCTCTTAGAGTTGCCCGTTGTCGAACGTGGCGAGATCAACCGTTCCCGCCTTGGTCATTACTTCAAGCGCAATCGTGACCGCATCCTAGCACTACTTTGGCAGAAATCTGATTTTTGGGATTCCCAAGGTGGGATTCCAGTGATTCATAGGGAGCCAGCTTTTCGAAGGGGCTGGCGATGGATACGGATTGGCGTGGCGAACTGGACGAGTGGTTGGCACCGTTTGTAG
- a CDS encoding excalibur calcium-binding domain-containing protein, translating to MLTVVKVGGLQVQSRRSPRSPQRKFNYYGMGGRRRRRRFPIKLALTAAIAVALAITTVVQWIDGRTDTSSQRFIHSETSVYYRYCSEAQNAGAAPLYRGSPGYRPDLDADGDGIACEPYP from the coding sequence ATGTTGACTGTAGTAAAAGTGGGAGGATTGCAGGTGCAAAGTCGTCGGTCGCCCCGTTCCCCGCAACGCAAATTCAATTACTATGGCATGGGTGGACGCCGACGCAGACGACGTTTCCCTATCAAACTCGCCTTAACTGCAGCGATTGCGGTTGCACTCGCCATAACAACCGTGGTGCAATGGATCGACGGCAGGACCGACACTTCATCTCAAAGATTTATCCACTCTGAGACCAGCGTCTATTATCGGTACTGTTCCGAGGCACAAAATGCGGGCGCAGCCCCTCTCTATCGAGGTTCTCCCGGCTACCGACCAGACCTTGACGCTGACGGCGACGGAATCGCATGCGAACCCTACCCTTGA
- a CDS encoding outer membrane protein, which produces MKKIAVVAAAAVVAFPAAAHAQAYVQVQAGLDSVSVEGESEEGVAYGGAIGYDFALTDNWFVGVEGSIDDSTTKACVSDVLSIDDEVCVKTGRDLAVVGRIGTKLGEASQIYVLGGYTNARIKATYDDGVDSFSEGDNGDGFRLGAGYRLNFSENMFGKLEYRYSNYESDFSRHNALVAVGMSF; this is translated from the coding sequence ATGAAGAAAATCGCTGTAGTCGCTGCAGCAGCAGTGGTCGCTTTTCCGGCCGCTGCCCACGCACAGGCCTATGTCCAGGTGCAGGCAGGTTTGGACAGCGTTTCGGTCGAAGGCGAGTCTGAAGAAGGCGTCGCGTATGGTGGCGCCATCGGTTATGACTTTGCCCTGACTGACAACTGGTTTGTCGGCGTCGAAGGGAGCATCGACGATAGCACGACCAAGGCCTGTGTGAGCGATGTTCTGTCGATTGACGATGAAGTTTGCGTCAAAACCGGCCGGGATCTGGCCGTAGTCGGTCGCATCGGGACAAAGCTTGGCGAAGCCAGCCAGATTTATGTTCTCGGCGGTTATACAAACGCTCGCATCAAAGCCACCTACGACGACGGTGTCGATAGCTTCAGCGAAGGTGACAACGGCGACGGTTTCCGCCTTGGCGCTGGTTATCGTCTCAACTTCAGCGAAAACATGTTCGGTAAGCTTGAATATCGCTATTCCAACTACGAAAGCGATTTCAGCCGTCACAACGCGCTTGTGGCAGTTGGCATGAGCTTCTGA